Proteins co-encoded in one Prescottella sp. R16 genomic window:
- a CDS encoding ABC transporter substrate-binding protein, with protein MPSSQPVRVARRTAVALAAVSVTVAGVTGCSSTSDDDASSIVRKTTAIAGAGVVTVERDTSGACAAPTPPDPGAPDPQRIVVLDSGALDSVCALGVWDRVVGATVSPVDGERPSYLGAGIAQLPSIGPEGAPDVDRIAAAAPDLILASAPPSPDVDARLTTIAPTVSVGADPAQWKPRFLATGAALGRSGAAQQALDAYTADAARAGDDLGARQTQASVIRFGADTAVVEGPGSFSGQVLADIGVARPGPQRIETETAPLDDLTAAEGDLIYVGFDGPDGLSHGTDVLESDAWLDLGAATDNRVFAVDDDVWNTGNGIVAARAVIADVRSSLNGYAS; from the coding sequence GTGCCCAGTTCCCAGCCCGTCCGTGTCGCCCGACGGACCGCCGTCGCTCTCGCCGCCGTCTCCGTGACGGTCGCGGGCGTCACCGGATGCAGCAGCACGTCGGACGACGACGCGTCGTCGATCGTGCGGAAGACCACCGCGATCGCCGGGGCCGGAGTCGTCACCGTCGAACGGGACACCAGCGGTGCGTGCGCGGCACCGACACCGCCCGATCCGGGGGCGCCGGACCCGCAGCGGATCGTCGTACTCGACAGCGGCGCACTGGATTCGGTGTGCGCGCTCGGCGTGTGGGATCGGGTGGTCGGGGCGACGGTGTCGCCGGTCGACGGTGAGCGGCCGTCGTATCTCGGTGCGGGGATCGCGCAGCTTCCCTCGATCGGACCCGAGGGGGCACCGGACGTCGACCGGATCGCCGCGGCCGCACCCGATCTGATTCTGGCGTCCGCTCCCCCGTCCCCCGATGTGGACGCGCGACTGACCACGATCGCGCCCACCGTGTCCGTCGGCGCCGATCCGGCGCAGTGGAAGCCCCGTTTCCTGGCTACCGGTGCGGCACTGGGCCGTTCGGGTGCCGCGCAGCAGGCACTCGATGCCTACACCGCCGACGCGGCCCGCGCCGGAGACGATCTCGGCGCCCGGCAGACGCAGGCGTCGGTGATCCGGTTCGGCGCCGACACCGCCGTCGTCGAGGGGCCCGGATCGTTCTCCGGTCAGGTCCTCGCCGACATCGGCGTCGCCCGCCCCGGACCGCAGCGGATCGAGACGGAGACGGCGCCGCTCGACGATCTCACCGCGGCCGAGGGTGACCTGATCTACGTCGGCTTCGACGGACCCGACGGGCTCTCCCACGGGACCGACGTCCTCGAATCCGATGCGTGGCTCGACCTCGGGGCCGCAACCGACAACCGTGTTTTCGCGGTCGACGACGACGTGTGGAACACCGGTAACGGCATCGTCGCCGCCCGCGCCGTCATCGCCGATGTGAGGAGCTCACTCAATGGATATGCCAGCTAG
- a CDS encoding HtaA domain-containing protein, translating to MDMPARTRGFTRTAAAAAATVVVCAVPVTAQAATPTGPSITVFAADGVTPLGDTAVHEGDRIVVRGTGFDPNADTGGLPVPVPPGVPHGTFVSFGAFADDWRPSQGAPADSRVGQQRSATAWVMSPDALNRVPDVPFDFRRTIRQQWVPLEGDGSFTATLTVTKPATVPEGAEYGVYTYAAADAVNAAEELEVPVVFDPTPGPNAPVAPSQDLVWGLAPGYTDLVKTTTQGSVTGSDGASVRGDGRLTFELDGADVDPATGLGAVRYRGTVVSFTRFHLAEIALANPWIEFTPEGTFLSAETSDGNMVGTDAMARIRFARLDTRPGTNDVTDAPAHFLFPLQPSILLPYSGQPAAPVTFRY from the coding sequence ATGGATATGCCAGCTAGGACACGAGGGTTCACCCGTACGGCTGCCGCGGCCGCCGCGACGGTCGTAGTGTGCGCCGTCCCCGTCACCGCACAGGCCGCCACCCCGACCGGTCCGTCGATCACGGTGTTCGCCGCCGACGGTGTCACCCCACTCGGCGACACCGCCGTGCACGAGGGTGACCGGATCGTGGTGCGCGGCACCGGCTTCGACCCGAACGCCGATACCGGCGGGCTGCCGGTTCCGGTGCCGCCCGGGGTGCCGCACGGCACGTTTGTGTCGTTCGGCGCATTCGCCGACGACTGGCGTCCGTCGCAGGGGGCGCCCGCCGATTCCCGGGTGGGACAGCAGCGTTCCGCGACCGCATGGGTGATGTCGCCGGACGCCCTGAACCGGGTTCCGGACGTGCCGTTCGACTTCCGTCGCACCATCCGGCAGCAGTGGGTGCCGCTCGAGGGCGACGGCTCGTTCACCGCGACCCTCACCGTCACGAAGCCGGCGACGGTGCCGGAGGGCGCCGAGTACGGCGTCTACACGTACGCTGCCGCCGACGCCGTCAACGCCGCCGAGGAACTCGAGGTGCCGGTCGTCTTCGATCCGACCCCCGGCCCGAACGCTCCGGTGGCCCCGTCGCAGGACCTGGTGTGGGGTCTGGCCCCCGGCTACACCGACCTGGTGAAGACCACGACCCAGGGCTCCGTCACCGGATCGGACGGGGCGTCGGTGCGCGGCGACGGCCGGCTCACGTTCGAACTCGACGGCGCCGACGTCGACCCGGCCACCGGCCTGGGCGCCGTGCGCTACCGCGGCACCGTGGTGTCGTTCACCCGGTTCCATCTCGCGGAGATCGCGCTCGCGAACCCGTGGATCGAATTCACCCCGGAAGGCACGTTCCTGTCCGCGGAGACGTCCGACGGCAACATGGTCGGCACCGACGCCATGGCCCGGATCCGATTCGCCCGGTTGGACACCCGCCCCGGCACGAACGACGTGACCGACGCACCGGCACACTTCCTGTTCCCGCTGCAGCCGTCGATCCTGCTCCCCTACTCGGGTCAGCCGGCCGCACCGGTGACGTTCCGGTACTGA
- a CDS encoding NUDIX domain-containing protein, with amino-acid sequence MPVPEFVRDLRAHVGHAPLWLPGVSAVVVDDDGLVLLTRRADNGLWAIVSGILEPGEEPGPAVLREIREETGIDAELVRITGVDTAGPITYPNGDVASYLDVCFLARAVSGEAHAADDENLEVRWFSPDELPADMTASSTSRLTAALRGDERAWFARE; translated from the coding sequence ATGCCGGTCCCCGAGTTCGTCCGCGACCTGCGCGCTCACGTCGGGCACGCCCCCTTGTGGCTGCCCGGCGTGAGCGCCGTGGTCGTCGACGACGACGGTCTGGTGCTGCTGACCCGGCGCGCCGACAACGGGCTGTGGGCAATCGTGTCCGGCATCCTCGAACCCGGTGAGGAGCCCGGCCCTGCCGTGCTCCGGGAGATCCGTGAGGAGACCGGGATCGACGCCGAACTCGTGCGGATCACCGGCGTCGACACCGCCGGCCCCATCACCTACCCCAACGGGGACGTCGCGAGCTATCTCGACGTGTGCTTCCTCGCCCGCGCGGTGTCCGGTGAAGCCCACGCCGCAGACGACGAGAACCTCGAGGTGCGCTGGTTCTCTCCCGACGAGTTGCCGGCGGACATGACCGCGTCGTCGACGAGCCGGCTCACCGCCGCACTCCGCGGCGACGAGCGTGCGTGGTTCGCACGGGAGTGA
- the nrdF gene encoding class 1b ribonucleoside-diphosphate reductase subunit beta: protein MTSAPHVHSPADGTRIKLIDRVSAINWNRVPDEKDAEVWDRLTGNFWLPEKVPVSNDIQSWGTLTPGEQQLTMRVFTGLTLLDTIQGTVGAVSLIPDAVTPHEEAVLTNIAFMESVHAKSYSQIFSTLCTTREIDEAFRWSEENPNLQRKAQIILDYYKGDDPLKRKVASTLLESFLFYSGFYLPMYWSSRAKLTNTADMIRLIIRDEAVHGYYIGYKYQKGLEQVTEAEREELKSYTFELLFELYDNEVEYTQDLYDEVGLTEDVKKFLRYNANKALMNLGYEGLFPKDETDVNPAILSALSPNADENHDFFSGSGSSYVIGKAVNTEDEDWDF from the coding sequence ATGACCTCCGCTCCTCACGTGCATTCGCCGGCCGACGGCACGCGCATCAAGCTGATCGACCGGGTTTCGGCGATCAACTGGAACCGGGTTCCGGACGAGAAGGATGCGGAGGTGTGGGACCGTCTCACCGGTAACTTCTGGTTGCCGGAGAAGGTGCCGGTGTCCAACGACATCCAGTCGTGGGGGACGCTGACGCCGGGTGAGCAGCAGCTCACGATGCGGGTGTTCACCGGTCTGACGCTGCTCGACACCATCCAGGGCACGGTCGGTGCCGTGAGCCTCATTCCCGATGCGGTCACCCCGCACGAGGAGGCTGTCCTCACCAACATCGCGTTCATGGAGTCGGTGCACGCGAAGAGCTACTCGCAGATCTTCTCGACGCTGTGCACCACCCGGGAGATCGACGAGGCGTTCCGCTGGTCGGAGGAGAATCCGAACCTGCAGCGCAAGGCGCAGATCATCCTCGACTACTACAAGGGTGACGACCCGCTCAAGCGCAAGGTGGCCTCCACGCTGCTCGAGTCGTTCCTGTTCTACTCGGGCTTCTACCTGCCCATGTACTGGTCGTCGCGGGCCAAGCTCACCAACACGGCCGACATGATCCGCCTCATCATCCGTGACGAGGCCGTGCACGGCTACTACATCGGCTACAAGTACCAGAAGGGCCTCGAGCAGGTCACCGAGGCCGAGCGCGAGGAACTCAAGAGCTACACGTTCGAGCTGCTGTTCGAGCTGTACGACAACGAGGTCGAGTACACGCAGGACCTGTACGACGAGGTCGGGCTCACCGAGGACGTCAAGAAGTTCCTGCGCTACAACGCCAACAAGGCGCTGATGAACCTCGGCTACGAGGGCCTGTTCCCGAAGGACGAGACGGACGTCAACCCGGCGATCCTCTCCGCCCTGTCCCCGAACGCCGACGAGAACCACGACTTCTTCTCCGGCTCGGGTTCGAGCTACGTCATCGGCAAGGCCGTCAACACCGAAGACGAGGACTGGGACTTCTAA
- the nrdE gene encoding class 1b ribonucleoside-diphosphate reductase subunit alpha: MAPTITDSAPAGSVERAAVGDMDYHALNAMLNLYGPNGEIQFDKDVAAARQYFLQHVNQNTVFFHNLDEKLDYLVEENYYEAEVLDRYSREFVKSLIDRAYAYKFRFPTFLGAFKYYTSYTLKTFDGKRYLERFEDRVCMVALTLAAGDEALAEHLVDEIISGRFQPATPTFLNSGKKQRGEPVSCFLLRIEDNMESIGRSINSALQLSKRGGGVALLLSNVREHGAPIKKIENQSSGVIPIMKLLEDSFSYANQLGARQGAGAVYLHAHHPDIYRFLDTKRENADEKIRIKTLSLGVVIPDITFELAKNNEDMYLFSPYDVERIYGVPFADVNVSEKYHEMVDDKRIRKSKIKAREFFQTVAELQFESGYPYVMFEDTVNRANPIAGKVTHSNLCSEILQVSTPSTFNDDLSYSHIGKDISCNLGSLNIAKTMDSPDFAQTIETSIRALTAVADQTSIDSVPSIKRANDEGHAIGLGQMNLHGYLARERIYYGSDEGIDFTNIYFYTVVYHAIRASNLIAKERGTYFAGFPESKYASGEYFDKYTDRVWEPETDKVRRLFADAGVDIPTQDDWRELKASVQEHGIYNQNLQAVPPTGSISYINNSTSSIHPVASKIEIRKEGKIGRVYYPAPYLTNDNLEYYQDAYEIGYEKIIDTYAAATQHVDQGLSLTLFFKDTATTRDVNRAQIYAWRKGIKTLYYIRLRQMALEGTEVEGCVSCML; this comes from the coding sequence GTGGCACCGACCATCACGGATTCAGCCCCGGCTGGGAGTGTAGAGCGCGCTGCGGTGGGCGACATGGACTACCACGCGCTCAACGCGATGCTGAACCTGTACGGTCCGAACGGCGAGATCCAGTTCGACAAGGATGTCGCGGCCGCGCGCCAGTACTTCCTGCAGCACGTCAACCAGAACACGGTGTTCTTCCACAACCTCGACGAGAAGCTCGACTACCTCGTCGAGGAGAACTACTACGAGGCCGAGGTTCTCGACCGGTACTCGCGGGAGTTCGTGAAGTCGCTGATCGACCGCGCGTACGCGTACAAGTTCCGGTTCCCCACGTTCCTGGGCGCGTTCAAGTACTACACGTCGTACACGCTCAAGACGTTCGACGGGAAGCGTTACCTGGAGCGGTTCGAGGACCGGGTGTGCATGGTCGCGCTCACGCTCGCCGCCGGTGACGAGGCGCTCGCCGAGCATCTCGTCGACGAGATCATCTCCGGACGCTTCCAGCCGGCCACTCCCACGTTCCTCAACTCCGGCAAGAAGCAGCGCGGCGAGCCCGTGTCGTGCTTCCTGCTGCGCATCGAGGACAACATGGAGTCCATCGGTCGTTCCATCAACTCGGCGCTGCAGCTGTCCAAGCGCGGCGGCGGAGTTGCCTTGCTGCTCAGCAACGTTCGCGAGCACGGCGCGCCGATCAAGAAGATCGAGAACCAGAGTTCGGGCGTCATCCCGATCATGAAGCTGCTCGAGGACTCGTTCTCGTACGCCAACCAGCTCGGGGCCCGGCAGGGTGCCGGCGCGGTGTACCTGCACGCGCACCACCCGGACATCTACCGGTTCCTCGACACCAAGCGGGAGAACGCGGACGAGAAGATCCGCATCAAGACGCTGTCGCTCGGTGTGGTGATCCCGGACATCACGTTCGAGCTCGCGAAGAACAACGAGGACATGTACCTGTTCTCGCCGTACGACGTCGAACGCATCTACGGGGTGCCGTTCGCCGACGTCAACGTCTCCGAGAAGTACCACGAGATGGTCGACGACAAGCGGATCCGCAAGTCGAAGATCAAGGCGCGCGAGTTCTTCCAGACGGTCGCCGAGCTGCAGTTCGAGTCGGGTTACCCGTACGTCATGTTCGAGGACACGGTGAACCGGGCCAACCCCATCGCCGGCAAGGTCACGCACTCGAACCTGTGCTCGGAGATCCTGCAGGTGTCGACGCCGTCGACGTTCAACGACGACCTGTCCTACAGCCACATCGGCAAGGACATCTCCTGCAACCTCGGCTCCCTCAACATCGCCAAGACGATGGATTCGCCGGACTTCGCGCAGACCATCGAGACGTCGATCCGGGCTCTGACGGCGGTCGCCGACCAGACGTCGATCGACTCGGTGCCGTCGATCAAGCGGGCCAACGACGAGGGCCATGCGATCGGTCTCGGCCAGATGAACCTGCACGGCTACCTGGCCCGCGAGCGGATCTACTACGGCTCCGACGAGGGCATCGACTTCACGAACATCTACTTCTACACCGTCGTCTACCACGCGATCCGGGCGTCGAACCTGATCGCGAAGGAACGCGGCACCTACTTCGCGGGCTTCCCGGAATCGAAGTACGCGTCCGGCGAGTACTTCGACAAGTACACCGACCGGGTGTGGGAGCCGGAGACGGACAAGGTGCGACGGCTGTTCGCGGACGCCGGTGTGGACATCCCCACGCAGGACGACTGGCGTGAGCTGAAGGCGTCGGTGCAGGAGCACGGTATCTACAACCAGAACCTGCAGGCGGTTCCGCCGACCGGCTCGATCTCGTACATCAACAACTCCACCAGCTCCATCCACCCGGTGGCGTCGAAGATCGAGATCCGCAAGGAAGGCAAGATCGGCCGCGTCTACTACCCGGCGCCCTACCTGACGAACGACAACCTGGAGTACTACCAGGACGCGTACGAGATCGGGTACGAGAAGATCATCGACACCTACGCGGCCGCCACCCAGCACGTCGACCAGGGCCTGTCGCTGACGTTGTTCTTCAAGGACACCGCCACCACCCGTGACGTCAACCGTGCGCAGATCTACGCATGGCGCAAGGGCATCAAGACGCTGTACTACATCCGACTGCGCCAGATGGCACTCGAGGGCACCGAGGTCGAGGGTTGCGTCTCGTGCATGTTGTGA
- the nrdI gene encoding class Ib ribonucleoside-diphosphate reductase assembly flavoprotein NrdI, whose translation MASLVYFSSVSENTHRFVQRLGVPATRIPIHDRAGTIEVDEPYVLILPTYGGGTTATGRDTSYVPKQVIRFLNNKHNRALIRGVIAAGNTNFGESYCYAGNVVAQKCQVPYLYRFELMGTADDVVAVREGLAQFMESEQWHRPSRIQPRLGV comes from the coding sequence ATGGCATCGCTGGTGTACTTCTCCAGCGTGTCGGAGAACACGCACCGATTCGTTCAGCGACTCGGAGTCCCCGCCACGCGCATCCCGATTCACGATCGCGCCGGCACGATCGAGGTCGACGAACCGTACGTTCTGATCCTGCCCACCTACGGGGGTGGGACGACGGCAACGGGGCGCGACACGAGCTACGTGCCCAAGCAGGTCATCAGATTCCTCAACAACAAGCACAATCGCGCCCTCATTCGGGGCGTGATCGCTGCCGGCAACACCAACTTCGGCGAGTCCTACTGCTATGCGGGGAACGTCGTTGCGCAGAAGTGTCAGGTCCCGTACCTGTACCGCTTCGAACTCATGGGAACAGCAGACGATGTCGTCGCAGTGCGCGAGGGCCTCGCACAATTCATGGAGAGTGAACAGTGGCACCGACCATCACGGATTCAGCCCCGGCTGGGAGTGTAG
- the nrdH gene encoding glutaredoxin-like protein NrdH — translation MSITVYTKPACVQCNATYRALDKAGLEYDVVDISENPEARDFVMALGYLQAPVVVAGDDHWSGFRPDRIKALTANAA, via the coding sequence ATGAGCATCACCGTCTACACCAAGCCCGCCTGCGTTCAGTGCAATGCCACCTACCGTGCCCTCGACAAGGCCGGTCTCGAATACGACGTCGTCGACATCTCCGAGAACCCCGAGGCGCGCGACTTCGTGATGGCCCTCGGATACCTTCAGGCGCCCGTCGTGGTGGCCGGTGACGACCACTGGTCGGGCTTCCGTCCCGACCGCATCAAGGCACTCACCGCAAACGCTGCCTGA
- a CDS encoding NAD(P)H-dependent oxidoreductase, whose product MSQTRVLSLVGSLRAGSVNRQVAETAAAVAPEGVEVAIFEGLGDLPFYNEDIDVPGATIAGVDELRAAAAQADALLLVTPEYNGTVPAVLKNAIDWISRPYGAGAVKDKPVAVISASPSPNAAKWAHDDARKALGIAGGNVVDAELSIGATIQKFGDAHPRDNAEVAGQIGDLLTALVAATQLVDA is encoded by the coding sequence ATGTCGCAGACCCGCGTCCTCTCCCTCGTCGGCAGCCTCCGCGCCGGCTCCGTCAACCGTCAGGTCGCCGAGACCGCCGCAGCCGTCGCCCCCGAGGGTGTCGAGGTCGCGATCTTCGAGGGCCTCGGCGACCTGCCCTTCTACAACGAGGACATCGACGTCCCCGGCGCCACCATCGCCGGCGTCGACGAACTGCGCGCCGCCGCCGCCCAGGCCGACGCCCTGCTCCTGGTCACCCCGGAGTACAACGGCACCGTCCCCGCCGTCCTCAAGAACGCCATCGACTGGATCTCCCGCCCCTACGGCGCCGGCGCCGTCAAGGACAAGCCCGTCGCCGTCATCAGCGCCTCCCCGAGCCCCAATGCCGCCAAGTGGGCCCACGACGACGCCCGCAAGGCCCTCGGCATCGCCGGCGGCAACGTCGTCGACGCCGAACTCTCCATCGGCGCCACCATCCAGAAGTTCGGCGACGCCCACCCGCGCGACAACGCCGAGGTCGCCGGCCAGATCGGCGACCTCCTCACCGCCCTCGTCGCCGCGACCCAGCTCGTCGACGCCTGA
- a CDS encoding TetR/AcrR family transcriptional regulator has protein sequence MRHVNSPLLPLVDAEIPERCDAARNRKLLLDAAAALVAERGVDAVTMDDVADRAGVGKGTVFRRFGSRSGLMNALLDHTERELQDAFMFGPPPLGPDADPVDRLIAFGRARLDMVFVQGDILRAAEDSPEFRYGAPARAVSLHHVTMLLSQAGTDGDLELLAIALLAPLEATLVLHQIRVRGTAPDRIAASWEDLVLRVTRPGRTAG, from the coding sequence ATGCGTCACGTGAACAGCCCGCTCCTTCCGCTGGTGGACGCCGAGATCCCCGAACGATGTGACGCTGCCCGCAATCGGAAACTGCTCCTCGACGCGGCAGCCGCACTCGTCGCCGAACGTGGGGTCGACGCCGTCACGATGGACGACGTCGCCGACCGGGCCGGAGTCGGCAAGGGCACCGTGTTCCGCCGGTTCGGCAGCCGGTCGGGCCTGATGAACGCTCTGCTCGACCACACCGAGCGGGAACTGCAGGACGCCTTCATGTTCGGGCCGCCGCCACTCGGGCCGGACGCGGACCCGGTCGACCGGCTGATCGCGTTCGGGCGGGCCCGGCTGGACATGGTCTTCGTGCAGGGCGACATCCTGCGCGCCGCCGAGGACTCCCCCGAGTTCCGTTACGGGGCACCGGCCCGCGCGGTGAGCCTGCACCACGTGACGATGCTGCTCTCCCAGGCCGGCACCGACGGGGACCTCGAACTACTCGCGATCGCCCTGCTCGCGCCGCTCGAGGCGACGCTGGTGCTACACCAGATCCGGGTCCGGGGAACCGCACCGGACCGTATCGCCGCCAGCTGGGAAGACTTGGTGCTCAGAGTCACCCGACCCGGGCGGACCGCCGGTTAG
- a CDS encoding META domain-containing protein, with amino-acid sequence MRTPLVALALLSAAALTACGGASDDAAGATSETTAASTATAPQDALWGRTFLSTSVTGTAIPGGGPLEVAFPERDRIAMSAGCNRGVGSVDLSGGVVRTGPIATTMMACPGDLEAADTWMTDVFAAAPTWTLADDVLTLSSPGVTIALADKKTTDPDRPVVGTTWTVETLITPDAITSSQAIEAADANLTIGQDGQVSGSSGCNRFSGPVSVGDSTITFGPLASTRMACTDESVADVERSVLHVLDGEATYAVDGPTMRLTRADGTGLGLRAR; translated from the coding sequence ATGCGCACACCACTGGTCGCCCTCGCACTGCTGTCCGCCGCCGCCCTGACCGCGTGTGGTGGCGCGTCCGACGATGCCGCCGGCGCTACGTCGGAGACGACGGCCGCGTCGACGGCGACGGCCCCCCAGGACGCACTGTGGGGCCGGACGTTCCTGTCGACCTCCGTGACCGGCACCGCGATCCCCGGCGGCGGACCACTGGAAGTGGCGTTCCCCGAACGGGATCGGATCGCGATGAGTGCCGGCTGCAACCGCGGCGTGGGCAGCGTCGACCTGTCCGGGGGTGTCGTGCGGACCGGCCCGATCGCGACCACGATGATGGCGTGCCCCGGCGATCTCGAGGCCGCCGACACGTGGATGACCGACGTGTTCGCCGCCGCACCCACCTGGACGCTCGCCGACGACGTGCTCACACTGTCGTCGCCCGGCGTCACGATCGCGCTCGCCGACAAGAAGACGACCGACCCGGATCGGCCGGTCGTCGGCACCACGTGGACGGTCGAGACACTGATCACACCGGACGCGATCACGTCGTCGCAGGCGATCGAGGCGGCGGACGCGAATCTGACGATCGGACAGGACGGTCAGGTGTCCGGTTCCAGCGGCTGCAACCGGTTCTCCGGCCCGGTCTCCGTCGGCGACAGCACCATCACGTTCGGGCCGCTCGCGTCCACCCGGATGGCGTGCACGGACGAATCCGTCGCCGACGTGGAACGGTCGGTGCTGCACGTACTCGACGGTGAGGCCACGTACGCCGTCGACGGCCCGACGATGCGGCTGACGAGGGCCGACGGCACCGGCCTGGGACTGCGCGCCCGGTAG
- a CDS encoding nucleosidase: MGSTGILVVSATAEEAAHVHDGVDVVVTGIGKVAAAVAVAGALARYPSGRTPLVLNIGTAGALHAHHGGLYVPSAVINHDISADVLRSLGHPVRDAIDLADGDGSVLATGDAFVSDAQVRDALAARADLVDMEGFAIAYACEAFGARCRLVKHVSDHADDTALDWPAQVDASARVLADWVRRQL; encoded by the coding sequence ATGGGCAGCACCGGAATCCTCGTGGTCAGTGCTACCGCTGAGGAAGCCGCGCACGTCCACGACGGGGTCGACGTCGTCGTCACCGGCATCGGCAAGGTCGCGGCCGCCGTCGCGGTTGCCGGGGCGCTGGCGCGGTACCCGTCCGGCCGGACGCCGCTCGTCCTCAACATCGGTACGGCCGGTGCGCTGCACGCCCACCACGGTGGCCTGTACGTGCCGTCGGCGGTGATCAACCACGACATCAGTGCCGACGTGCTGCGCTCCCTCGGGCATCCGGTGCGGGACGCGATCGATCTCGCCGACGGCGACGGATCGGTCCTCGCGACCGGGGACGCGTTCGTGTCCGACGCGCAGGTCCGCGACGCGCTCGCCGCCCGCGCCGACCTGGTCGACATGGAGGGGTTCGCGATCGCGTACGCGTGCGAGGCGTTCGGGGCCCGCTGCCGGCTGGTCAAGCATGTCAGCGACCACGCCGACGACACGGCCCTGGACTGGCCCGCGCAGGTCGACGCCAGCGCCCGCGTTCTCGCGGACTGGGTGCGCCGGCAGCTGTGA
- the nadE gene encoding ammonia-dependent NAD(+) synthetase, with product MAITQAQIIEELQVRSTIDPAAEIRRRVQFLADYLRSTPARGFVLGISGGQDSTLAGRLTQLAVEQLRADGIDAEFVAVRLPYGVQIDEDDAQTALAFIAPDRSLTVDVRPGADATIAEASGAMRELLGDGERLRDFVRGNVKARERMMIQYAIAGELGHLVVGTDHAAEALTGFYTKFGDGGVDVTPLTGLTKRQGAALLRELGAPESTWRKVPTADLEDDRPSLPDEVALGVTYRQIDDFLEGETVPEEVSDRLIRMFTNTRHKRTVPVTPSDTWWRD from the coding sequence ATGGCGATCACGCAGGCACAGATCATCGAGGAATTGCAAGTCCGGTCGACGATCGATCCGGCCGCCGAGATCCGGCGTCGCGTGCAGTTCCTCGCCGACTACCTGAGGTCCACACCGGCCCGCGGTTTCGTGCTCGGCATCAGCGGCGGACAGGACAGCACCCTGGCCGGGCGCCTGACGCAGCTGGCCGTCGAACAGTTGCGGGCCGACGGCATCGACGCCGAGTTCGTGGCGGTTCGGCTGCCGTACGGCGTGCAGATCGACGAAGACGACGCCCAGACGGCGCTGGCGTTCATCGCCCCGGACCGGTCGCTGACGGTCGACGTCCGCCCGGGCGCGGATGCGACGATCGCGGAGGCGTCGGGCGCCATGCGCGAACTCCTCGGGGACGGGGAACGGTTGCGGGACTTCGTCCGCGGCAACGTCAAGGCCCGCGAACGCATGATGATCCAGTACGCGATCGCCGGGGAACTCGGCCACCTCGTGGTCGGCACCGACCACGCCGCGGAGGCGCTCACCGGCTTCTACACCAAGTTCGGTGACGGCGGTGTCGACGTCACCCCGCTGACCGGCCTCACCAAGCGGCAGGGTGCCGCACTGCTGCGTGAGCTCGGCGCACCCGAGAGCACGTGGCGCAAGGTACCCACCGCGGACCTCGAGGACGACCGGCCGTCGCTGCCCGACGAGGTGGCGCTCGGAGTGACCTACCGACAGATCGACGACTTCCTCGAGGGCGAGACCGTGCCCGAGGAGGTCTCCGACCGGCTGATCCGGATGTTCACGAACACCCGGCACAAGCGGACGGTGCCGGTGACACCGTCCGACACGTGGTGGCGGGACTGA